In Sporosarcina sp. PTS2304, a genomic segment contains:
- the yabP gene encoding sporulation protein YabP, which translates to MQMQTENSTYTIPSGDHVVTMRNRKRMDLTSVKTIDRFDQEEFLVRTSQGILQIRGEELRIVHLDVDKGLLTLEGSVQTLQYDEEESGSRNFLHKLFG; encoded by the coding sequence ATGCAAATGCAAACTGAAAATTCAACGTACACTATCCCATCAGGAGATCATGTAGTCACGATGCGCAATCGCAAAAGAATGGATCTTACTTCCGTAAAAACGATTGACCGTTTCGATCAAGAAGAATTTCTAGTCAGAACATCTCAAGGAATTCTACAAATTCGTGGGGAGGAATTGCGTATTGTTCATTTAGATGTGGACAAGGGCTTGCTGACATTAGAAGGCTCTGTCCAAACGCTACAATACGATGAAGAAGAGTCCGGTTCACGCAATTTTCTCCATAAATTATTCGGATGA
- the yabQ gene encoding spore cortex biosynthesis protein YabQ — MSLSVQFFSLLAMIGTGIFAGVIMDIFGTVVAACDKRSVIRRRAFWFELGVWILLGISAFWILILVRGGAWRMYDPVAQISGMLLYVAIFHYPFRMIGRVVLIVVIRPIWYIILLVLLVIRRMIRVIVYILSLILAPFVLFYKNSRKFLQNKYRLLYNKEQ; from the coding sequence ATGAGCCTATCCGTCCAGTTCTTCAGTTTACTTGCGATGATCGGGACAGGCATTTTTGCTGGAGTGATTATGGATATTTTCGGAACGGTTGTCGCTGCGTGCGATAAGCGTTCTGTTATCCGGCGCCGAGCTTTCTGGTTTGAGTTAGGCGTTTGGATTCTTTTGGGGATAAGTGCATTTTGGATACTAATACTAGTACGCGGTGGGGCCTGGAGAATGTATGACCCCGTCGCACAAATTAGTGGGATGTTATTGTACGTCGCTATATTTCATTATCCATTCCGCATGATTGGTAGAGTGGTGCTGATAGTAGTGATCCGTCCCATTTGGTATATCATACTTCTAGTTTTGTTAGTGATTCGAAGAATGATTCGAGTCATTGTCTATATTTTGTCACTTATTCTAGCGCCATTCGTCTTATTCTATAAGAATAGTCGTAAATTCCTTCAAAACAAATACAGACTACTATATAATAAAGAACAATAG